A genomic window from Anopheles ziemanni chromosome X, idAnoZiCoDA_A2_x.2, whole genome shotgun sequence includes:
- the LOC131290499 gene encoding protein wings apart-like has protein sequence MSKWSKPQGVVVPLESLLKERRKENCPAPRRSAGLVGRWGITSFTSIRNRGYVVDYGNVNPKEPSLELGAGAGDSSDAISNMLGSSVEEPARPRKFFKSRNTVLPPPMPPGDLQQHGGFLPHNSPFEVAQGAVATDMWNHSSTTPPQHFYQQHQLPLSAATPQVSPTGPQSANVGGLLHAGTTDGMMTYGAPQPPMLPLQPVKEKAPRKKKRASSEVAASEPAVSRKPVGRPPSKKEKKEKKPKRARKETTEAGTIDGISSALGGTEAAESQPKRNSSRIRNRVINYNEDEDDSNDYERARTVTSRAQPTQNTSSDHGSTPDSSSLQAASKEYSPRQSSSGDGDSESLSSKPAIATSCLPSPSISEHRPILLRISKGTSMLITDNEEPPCNNQQQQQQQQHVPVEDAPPGVEVNSSESLTTPKSTGGCLKTSQQTGPTASTLEDNLSSARPVAYVSSCAAGSDAGSVSKSELKIKISLGGKPLISSTTGAGSGANTASVGGKLKESKSSSKYNFKKRAIERERARHHLSSKRNKPDFSQQQQQQQQIRPPSSGAVVAGPSVGETTGTRAPRHSFPLPGTDTYEVFRTLSSLSGGDDFDSQSSILGSASSDNTPKHTLQEPGEDCQIIHSRGSSDCGSDLELSQNSSTAAAPPSDVYSEGENTQDNNQSHHQQQQLNAFATATPSVPAVEVVSQSAPAAANERQQPEERVEVLKINLAQATGKFDDATDSARRVTRNKTKHLTEDKEQQQQQQAPAVEQPAKQLTLRVGRAGGRSRKNTNNNNNNVIASSMSEKRSRKALQQEEPDAEVATSTPLPEVNDIAEVAVAEIDRDHAQQACSEGVGAGSLRSGSDSLKVPAASATKPAATRQYSRKKKNVVPVDYAAMADTTGAPQELSLPQTSTAQCPPLVTASSTTGDMQEDVQLRQNGATRLVDHAPIGPDAVGGAGGKREGTIEPPALAPPAAPMRLVLQKKGTIFKSRPLVGSAVGGAADTKKRHVYKHKWDDNGNPPAGGVDGGAVNGVTAAGSGTGASVGVVGGVGVGGGVGDGGAESGVLLQGLAVAEDAVGGENTGGCSNGSGISSAGGVGAGSIEYDNDFDAESAPVAMASRSKRLRTGWTAVAGGGGAVASGGPGLGGNIAGGTHAGGMSSTGSGSAIGSQGSFGHYQECDVDSSGGHQHHDEPAGGGDESGRMRCDRNAKPFYTIVRNVKNSHQMQEIGEFQEMDDDVEYILSALQPDNPVSTRCLSALQLATKCMKPAFKMHVRAHGVVTRFFKSLSDAHQDASLGLCTAAIMYVFSQDKLNMDLDRDSLELMLNLLDTDHRSDAVGHTQQLQKIRQRVKELCEEIKGVGKAAKHIDTERVTAGSLAMESLLSLTSQRAGEWFKDELRNLGGIEHLIKTVAECYERVPPGQASDWHEETVAKLRKIERCLRVLNNVSLLNRQNQRFLLEHRDGLLVQVLVKMYRQFDANLMRYPTDDASPKESTGVVLRELLKPILHMLITLTHSFDEEAYGAHLVGKQPDVINITMHLLLQIAECVPHRCVFDFHLLVLTLLLHLARPSQHNRQQVLLYQDAQTGRGGIKALVEYFEEQEEMASHAEAKTNAILETPARTVDAEDAETKLMQKAEHHMEHTYMGSHVCMLIYHLVLDEPVHEHVARLHLKNNDFRRMVAALSRYYEFLNLTTNADAESTAHKRQTKDAIDYLSRLDGCETAGGGVTRSGSETTAALPHSLGE, from the exons ATGTCCAAGTGGAGCAAACCCCAGGGAGTAGTCGTCCCGCTCGAGTCGCTGTTGAAGGAACGCCGGAAGGAAAACTGTCCGGCACCTCGTCGTTCGGCAGGGCTGGTCGGCCGCTGGGGAATAACTAGCTTCACATCCATTCGCAATCGGGGCTATG TGGTTGACTACGGAAATGTTAATCCGAAAGAACCCAGTCTGGAGCTTGGCGCGGGAGCCGGCGACTCTTCAGATGCCATCTCGAATATGCTCGGATCATCCGTGGAAGAACCGGCCCGACCGCGGAAGTTCTTCAAAAGTCGCAATACCGTCCTCCCTCCCCCAATGCCACCCGGAGACCTACAACAACACGGTGGCTTCCTGCCGCACAATTCTCCCTTTGAGGTCGCACAAGGTGCGGTGGCCACCGATATGTGGAACCACTCGAGCACGACGCCTCCACAGCACTTttaccagcagcaccagctaCCTCTGTCGGCGGCTACCCCGCAGGTCTCCCCAACCGGTCCACAATCGGCGAACGTTGGTGGGCTGCTGCACGCCGGGACAACCGATGGAATGATGACGTACGGTGCACCACAGCCACCGATGTTGCCGTTACAACCGGTGAAGGAAAAAGCACCACGGAAGAAGAAACGAGCCTCGTCCGAGGTTGCTGCCTCTGAACCAGCGGTGAGTCGTAAACCGGTAGGTAGACCGCCaagcaagaaagaaaagaaagagaaaaagccAAAGCGGGCACGCAAAGAAACAACGGAGGCGGGAACCATCGACGGGATATCATCGGCTTTGGGAGGCACAGAAGCAGCGGAATCGCAGCCGAAGCGCAACTCATCCCGCATCCGCAATCGCGTCATCAACTACAACGAGGATGAAGATGACAGTAATGATTACGAACGAGCCAGAACGGTTACATCCCGGGCACAGCCAACTCAAAACACATCGTCTGATCATGGGTCCACTCCGGATTCATCGTCCCTGCAAGCGGCGTCGAAGGAATACTCACCACGACAATCGTCTTCCGGTGATGGTGACAGCGAATCGCTCTCATCTAAACCAGCCATCGCCACGAGTTGCCTACCTTCCCCATCGATATCCGAGCATCGTCCAATCTTATTGCGTATCTCCAAG GGAACGTCGATGCTGATAACGGACAACGAAGAGCCACCTTGTAATaatcaacaacagcagcaacaacagcagcatgtACCGGTTGAGGATGCACCACCGGGAGTCGAGGTAAATTCGTCCGAGTCGTTAACAACGCCGAAATCGACTGGTGGTTGCTTGAAAACGTCGCAGCAAACTGGGCCTACTGCATCTACTTTGGAAGACAATCTCTCCTCGGCACGGCCGGTCGCGTACGTTTCCTCGTGTGCTGCCGGTTCCGATGCCGGTTCGGTGTCGAAGTCGGAATTGAAGATAAAAATTTCGCTGGGAGGCAAACCGTTGATCAGCAGCACGACAGGTGCCGGATCGGGTGCGAACACCGCCAGCGTGGGGGGTAAGCTGAAGGAAAGCAAGAGCAGCAGCAAGTACAACTTCAAGAAGCGGGCGATTGAGCGCGAACGTGCCCGCCATCATTTGTCTTCGAAACGGAACAAGCCCG ATTTctcacaacagcagcagcaacaacaacagataCGGCCACCATCGTCGGGTGCGGTGGTAGCGGGACCTTCGGTTGGCGAGACGACTGGAACCCGCGCCCCACGGCACAGCTTTCCCCTACCCGGTACGGACACGTACGAGGTGTTCCGCACGCTATCCTCGCTATCCGGTGGGGATGACTTTGACTCCCAGAGCTCCATCCTGGGCAGCGCGTCATCGGATAACACGCCTAAGCACACACTACAGGAGCCCGGGGAGGACTGTCAGATCATTCACAGCCGCGGCTCAAGCGACTGCGGCAGTGACCTGGAGTTGTCGCAAAACAGTTCTACCGCAGCAGCACCCCCATCGGACGTATACTCGGAGGGTGAAAACACGCAGGATAACAACCAAtcccatcaccagcagcagcagctgaacGCATTTGCAACCGCTACACCATCGGTTCCGGCTGTCGAAGTGGTCTCACAATCGGCCCCGGCAGCCGCCAACGAACGCCAACAGCCGGAGGAACGGGTTGAAGTGCTGAAGATCAACCTAGCGCAAGCGACTGGTAAATTCGACGACGCTACCGATAGTGCGCGTCGCGTTACGCGTAACAAAACGAAGCATCTCACGGAGGacaaggagcagcagcagcagcagcaggcaccTGCAGTGGAGCAGCCTGCGAAACAGCTCACCCTAAGAGTCGGCCGAGCGGGGGGTCGAAGTCGCAAAAAcactaacaacaacaacaacaatgtgATCGCCAGCAGTATGAGCGAAAAACGGTCACGTAAGGCGCTGCAGCAGGAAGAACCGGATGCGGAGGTAGCCACTTCGACGCCGCTGCCCGAGGTGAACGATATCGCCGAGGTCGCCGTGGCCGAGATTGACCGAGACCACGCGCAACAAGCGTGCAGTGAGGGCGTTGGGGCTGGTAGCCTTCGGAGCGGTTCCGATTCGCTTAAGGTACCGGCAGCCAGCGCAACCAAGCCAGCCGCTACGCGTCAGTACagccgaaagaaaaagaatgtcGTACCGGTAGACTACGCTGCGATGGCCGATACTACCGGTGCGCCGCAGGAGCTGTCGCTACCGCAGACTTCCACGGCCCAGTGTCCGCCGTTGGTGACCGCCTCCAGCACAACCGGTGACATGCAGGAGGATGTACAGCTGCGACAAAACGGGGCCACCCGTTTGGTGGATCATGCGCCAATCGGGCCGGATGCCGTCGGTGGCGCTGGAGGAAAGCGAGAAGGTACGATCGAGCCACCAGCGCTGGCACCCCCGGCTGCACCGATGCGCTTGGTGCTGCAGAAGAAGGGCACAATCTTCAAAAGCCGACCACTGGTCGGTTCGGCGGTCGGTGGGGCGGCCGATACCAAGAAGCGACACGTCTACAAGCACAAATGGGACGACAACGGCAACCCACCGGCGGGCGGTGTGGACGGCGGTGCGGTGAATGGGGTAACGGCGGCCGGCAGTGGCACGGGCGCtagtgttggtgttgttggtggtgttggcgTTGGCGGCGGTGTCGGTGATGGCGGTGCCGAGTCGGGGGTTTTGTTGCAGGGTCTCGCGGTGGCTGAGGATGCGGTGGGCGGTGAGAACACCGGAGGATGCAGCAACGGTAGTGGGATCTCGTCCGCCGGAGGCGTTGGTGCTGGTTCGATTGAGTATGACAATGATTTCGATGCTGAAAGCGCACCGGTCGCAATGGCGTCTCGCTCGAAACGGTTGCGGACCGGTTGGACTGCGGTCGCTGGTGGCGGAGGTGCGGTGGCCTCGGGCGGCCCTGGGCTTGGCGGTAACATCGCTGGCGGCACGCACGCAGGGGGTATGAGCAGCACTGGGAGTGGCAGCGCTATCGGTAGCCAAGGTTCGTTCGGTCACTATCAGGAGTGTGATGTGGACAGTAGTGGCGGCCACCAGCACCATGACGAGCCGGCCGGTGGCGGTGATGAAAGCGGCCGGATGCGCTGTGACCGGAACGCCAAGCCGTTCTACACCATCGTGCGCAACGTGAAGAACTCGCATCAGATGCAGGAGATCGGCGAGTTCCAGGAGATGGACGACGACGTCGAGTACATCCTGAGCGCGCTGCAGCCGGACAATCCCGTCTCGACGCGCTGCCTGTCGGCACTGCAGCTCGCCACCAAGTGTATGAAGCCGGCGTTCAAGATGCACGTGCGGGCGCACGGTGTGGTGACGCGCTTCTTCAAGTCGCTCTCGGATGCGCACCAGGACGCGAGCCTCGGTCTCTGCACGGCCGCGATCATGTACGTCTTCTCGCAGGACAAGCTGAACATGGACCTCGACCGGGACTCGCTGGAGCTGATGCTCAACCTGCTCGACACCGACCACCGCTCGGACGCCGTCGGCCATACGCAGCAGCTGCAGAAGATCCGCCAGCGCGTCAAGGAGCTGTGCGAGGAGATCAAGGGCGTCGGCAAGGCGGCGAAGCACATCGACACGGAGCGTGTGACGGCCGGCTCGCTGGCGATGGAGTCGCTGCTGTCGCTTACCTCGCAGCGGGCCGGCGAGTGGTTCAAGGACGAGCTGCGCAACCTGGGCGGCATCGAGCACCTGATCAAGACGGTGGCCGAGTGCTACGAGCGTGTCCCGCCCGGTCAGGCGAGCGACTGGCACGAGGAGACGGTGGCAAAGCTGCGCAAGATCGAGCGCTGCCTACGCGTGCTCAACAACGTCAGCCTGCTCAACCGCCAGAATCAGCGCTTCCTGCTCGAGCACCGGGACGGTCTGCTGGTGCAGGTGCTGGTCAAGATGTACCGCCAGTTCGACGCGAACCTGATGCGCTACCCAACCGACGATGCTAGTCCGAAGGAGAGTACCGGCGTGGTGCTACGCGAGCTGCTCAAACCGATCCTGCACATGCTCATCACCCTGACCCACTCTTTCGACGAAGAAG CTTACGGAGCCCACCTCGTCGGCAAACAGCCGGACGTGATCAACATCACCATGCACCTGTTGCTGCAGATAGCCGAGTGCGTACCGCATCGGTGCGTGTTCGATTTTCATCTGCTGGTGCTCACCCTACTGCTGCACCTGGCACGCCCAAGCCAGCACAACCGCCAGCAGGTGCTACTGTACCAGGATGCGCAGACGGGTCGCGGAGGCATCAAGGCGCTGGTGGAGTATTTCGAAGAACAGGAGGAAATGGCTAG TCATGCAGAGGCCAAAACGAATGCCATCCTTGAGACACCGGCCCGGACCGTCGACGCGGAGGACGCCGAAACGAAAT TGATGCAAAAGGCCGAACATCATATGGAGCACACGTACATGGGCAGCCACGTATGCATGCTGATCTATCACTTGGTGCTGGACGAGCCCGTCCACGAGCACGTCGCTCGgttacatttgaaaaataacgaCTTCCGGCGCATGGTGGCGGCACTCAGCAGATACTACGAGTTTCTGAACCTCACCACCAAC gCGGATGCGGAGAGCACGGCACACAAACGTCAAACGAAGGACGCCATCGACTATCTGAGCCGGTTGGATGGTTGCGAAACCGCCGGAGGTGGAGTGACGCGCAGTGGAAGTGAGACAACGGCCGCACTGCCTCATTCACTAGGGGAGTAA